From Flavobacterium alkalisoli, the proteins below share one genomic window:
- a CDS encoding type III PLP-dependent enzyme domain-containing protein, with protein MNTKYFDLINQTFYFPQEEFTLNKDNLLFHNIDLMKLVEQYGTPLKFTYLPQISNNIRKAKGWFRNAMEKNKYDGKYYYCYCTKSSHFEYVMNEAFKNNIHIETSSAFDINIVENLLESGKINKNTYVICNGFKRDGYIEGIARLINSGHNKTVPIIDNYEELDLLQEQIEGKFKIGIRIAAEEEPKFEFYTSRLGIGYRNIVPFYRKQIQENKNLELKMLHFFINTGIRDTSYYWNELLKCLKVYINLKKECPTLDSLNIGGGFPIKNSLAFDYDYQYMIDEIVNQIKIACEEADVDVPNIFTEFGSFTVGESAGAIYQVLYQKQQNDREKWNMIDSSFITTLPDTWAINKRFIMLAINRWNDQYERVLLGGMTCDSDDYYNSEQNMNAIYLPKYNKEKPLYIGFFNTGAYQETIGGYGGLHHCLIPQPKHILIDRDENGILATEVFSEQQQAEDILKILGYEKK; from the coding sequence ATGAATACAAAATACTTTGACCTGATAAACCAGACATTTTATTTCCCTCAGGAAGAATTCACTTTAAATAAAGACAACCTGTTATTCCACAACATAGACCTTATGAAGCTTGTGGAGCAATATGGTACACCTTTAAAATTTACATACCTGCCACAAATTTCTAACAACATCCGTAAAGCAAAAGGATGGTTTAGAAATGCCATGGAAAAAAACAAGTACGATGGTAAATACTACTATTGCTACTGTACCAAGAGTTCTCATTTTGAATATGTAATGAATGAGGCTTTTAAAAATAATATACATATAGAGACTTCATCAGCTTTTGACATAAATATTGTTGAAAATCTGCTTGAGTCAGGAAAAATAAACAAGAATACTTATGTAATATGTAACGGCTTTAAAAGAGACGGATACATAGAAGGTATTGCAAGGCTTATTAACAGCGGACATAATAAAACTGTTCCTATTATAGACAACTATGAAGAACTGGACCTTTTACAGGAACAAATTGAGGGTAAGTTTAAAATAGGTATTCGTATTGCTGCCGAAGAAGAGCCTAAGTTCGAATTCTACACCTCTCGTTTAGGTATAGGTTACAGAAACATTGTACCTTTTTACAGAAAACAAATACAGGAAAACAAGAACCTGGAGCTTAAAATGCTTCACTTCTTTATCAATACAGGTATAAGGGATACTTCATACTACTGGAATGAACTTTTAAAATGTTTAAAAGTTTACATCAACCTTAAAAAAGAATGTCCTACACTGGACAGCCTTAACATAGGTGGTGGTTTCCCAATCAAAAACTCACTGGCTTTTGATTACGATTACCAGTACATGATTGATGAAATTGTTAATCAGATCAAGATTGCATGTGAGGAAGCTGATGTTGATGTACCAAACATCTTTACAGAGTTCGGTTCGTTTACTGTAGGTGAAAGTGCTGGTGCAATATACCAGGTACTTTACCAAAAACAACAGAATGACAGGGAAAAATGGAATATGATCGATTCATCTTTCATTACTACCCTTCCGGATACATGGGCAATTAACAAGCGTTTTATTATGCTTGCCATAAACCGCTGGAACGACCAGTATGAAAGGGTTCTTTTAGGTGGTATGACATGTGATAGTGACGATTACTACAACTCAGAGCAAAACATGAACGCCATTTACCTGCCTAAATACAATAAAGAGAAACCTTTATATATCGGATTCTTTAATACAGGGGCTTATCAGGAAACAATTGGCGGATATGGAGGGTTACACCACTGCCTTATCCCACAGCCAAAACACATCCTGATAGACAGGGACGAAAACGGTATTTTAGCTACCGAAGTATTTTCTGAGCAGCAACAAGCAGAAGATATCCTAAAAATATTAGGATACGAAAAAAAATAA
- a CDS encoding Lrp/AsnC family transcriptional regulator, with amino-acid sequence MSKFRLDEVDHQILDMLIDNTRVPFTDIAKKLLISAGTVHVRVKKMEDAGIIQGSSLTLDYEKLGYSFIAYVGVFLHNTSQTKFVLERINEIPFVTVAHVTTGKFNIFCKIRARDTKHAKEVIFMIDDIEGVYRTETMISLEESINDKKRLMHTIFKDL; translated from the coding sequence ATGAGCAAGTTTCGTTTAGATGAAGTTGATCACCAGATATTAGATATGCTGATTGACAATACTAGGGTTCCGTTTACTGATATAGCCAAAAAACTATTAATTTCTGCAGGAACAGTCCATGTAAGGGTTAAAAAAATGGAAGATGCAGGAATTATTCAGGGTTCTTCTCTTACTTTAGATTACGAAAAACTTGGATATTCATTTATCGCTTATGTAGGTGTATTTCTTCATAACACTTCACAAACTAAATTTGTTCTTGAAAGGATAAACGAAATACCGTTTGTAACTGTTGCACATGTTACTACTGGTAAATTTAATATATTCTGTAAAATAAGAGCAAGAGATACCAAGCACGCAAAAGAAGTTATCTTTATGATAGATGATATTGAAGGTGTTTACAGAACGGAAACTATGATATCACTTGAAGAAAGCATAAACGACAAAAAACGTTTAATGCACACAATCTTCAAAGATCTGTAA
- a CDS encoding proline dehydrogenase family protein has protein sequence MEKIFNNTAVAFSLKSDTELDRAYFLFKMIASEPLVRIGTAVTNFALKVHLPVEGLIRATVFDHFCGGTTEEDCLPVVDKMFTKGVTSVLDYSVEAKEEESEFDKALEKTLKTIVFAKERAAIPFAVFKPTGFGRFELYQKLGEGKTFTVEEAAEWNRVIERFEKVCKTAHEMDVALLIDAEESWMQDAADDLVADMMRKYNKEKAIVYNTLQMYRWDRLDYLKKLHAQAQEEGFHIGMKVVRGAYMEKENKRAEEKGYKSPICVSKTATDENYDAAIEYMVEHIDKMAVFAGTHNEESSYKLMQLMEKNGITKADRKVFFGQLYGMSDNISFNLAENGYNVTKYLPFGPVRDVMPYLIRRAEENTSVAGQTTRELNLISAERKRRKLE, from the coding sequence ATGGAAAAAATCTTCAACAATACAGCGGTTGCTTTTTCCCTTAAAAGTGATACTGAACTTGACAGGGCTTATTTTCTTTTTAAAATGATAGCTTCAGAGCCCTTAGTAAGAATAGGGACAGCGGTAACTAACTTTGCCCTAAAAGTACATTTACCTGTTGAAGGCCTTATAAGAGCTACAGTTTTTGATCATTTTTGCGGAGGTACTACAGAAGAGGACTGTCTTCCTGTTGTAGATAAAATGTTTACCAAAGGTGTTACTTCGGTTCTTGACTATTCTGTTGAAGCAAAAGAGGAGGAGTCGGAATTTGATAAAGCCCTTGAAAAAACATTAAAAACCATTGTTTTTGCAAAAGAAAGAGCAGCTATACCTTTTGCGGTATTTAAGCCTACCGGTTTCGGACGTTTTGAATTGTACCAAAAATTAGGTGAAGGAAAAACCTTTACTGTAGAAGAAGCTGCAGAGTGGAACAGGGTAATTGAGCGTTTTGAGAAGGTTTGTAAAACTGCTCATGAAATGGATGTTGCCTTATTGATTGATGCTGAAGAAAGCTGGATGCAGGATGCAGCCGATGATCTTGTGGCAGACATGATGCGTAAATACAACAAAGAGAAAGCTATTGTATACAATACCCTTCAAATGTACCGTTGGGACAGGCTGGATTACCTTAAAAAACTTCACGCTCAGGCTCAGGAAGAAGGTTTTCATATTGGTATGAAGGTAGTAAGAGGAGCTTATATGGAAAAAGAAAACAAAAGGGCAGAGGAGAAAGGTTATAAATCGCCTATTTGTGTTTCTAAAACAGCTACCGATGAAAATTATGATGCTGCTATAGAATATATGGTAGAACACATAGACAAGATGGCAGTTTTTGCAGGTACTCATAACGAAGAGAGTTCTTATAAGCTTATGCAGCTTATGGAAAAGAACGGTATAACTAAGGCCGACAGAAAAGTATTTTTCGGACAGCTTTATGGAATGAGCGACAACATTAGCTTTAACCTGGCTGAAAACGGTTATAATGTAACCAAGTATCTTCCGTTTGGTCCCGTAAGGGATGTTATGCCATACCTTATAAGAAGGGCAGAGGAGAATACCTCTGTAGCAGGGCAAACAACCCGTGAGCTTAATCTTATAAGTGCTGAAAGAAAGAGAAGAAAATTAGAATAA
- a CDS encoding cyclodeaminase/cyclohydrolase family protein: MNLLEVTVNELMKKFGAGNHKPGSGSAAAFQGMVSAKLISTVISLTLEKPAYTMYSTELITFQERIEKNIYPTLTHLFIEDSKQFDKTIKLRIARDKENDEATQNKLRREALEELKISIEIPFEIAELCAEIADISSYVFDKGFKSARGDSQVGLSGAVSAIAGCIAIIRLNVLSFNSSEYNYCKSIIDKVNKLNIKYKTLAVLADEKIKVLEKEFETKIPLFESINDLLLKYKGRENVNIEQCTKDLQNLVWKHHKLIWKKTPPKEEKDILSPDSILKTVLGYDYFNSGRYGIPLENNHEVEIAGIIDQPKKIVAVSNSYPKEVQRFTAAHELGHAILHKQSILHRDIPADSSANKRKREQVEIEADKFATYFLMPSKLIKKEFYKIFNTHIFEINEDNAFKFSGRSSSDLRKECNNLRALSRKLAKTEFYNNNSYNSLFKQFNVSVEAMAIRLEELELVKY; encoded by the coding sequence ATGAATCTTTTAGAAGTTACCGTAAATGAATTAATGAAAAAATTCGGAGCAGGAAATCATAAACCTGGTTCGGGAAGTGCTGCAGCCTTTCAAGGAATGGTATCTGCCAAGCTTATTTCAACAGTTATAAGTTTAACATTGGAAAAACCCGCATATACTATGTATAGTACTGAGTTAATAACCTTTCAAGAAAGAATTGAAAAAAATATTTATCCAACACTTACACATCTTTTTATAGAAGATTCTAAACAATTTGATAAAACTATTAAATTAAGAATTGCAAGAGATAAAGAAAATGATGAGGCTACTCAAAATAAGTTAAGAAGAGAAGCTCTAGAAGAACTAAAAATTTCAATTGAGATTCCATTTGAAATTGCTGAACTATGTGCCGAAATTGCTGATATATCATCATATGTTTTTGATAAAGGTTTTAAATCAGCTAGAGGCGATTCTCAAGTAGGTTTAAGTGGTGCAGTATCAGCTATTGCTGGCTGTATTGCAATAATAAGATTAAATGTACTTTCATTCAATAGTTCTGAATATAATTATTGTAAATCTATTATTGATAAAGTAAATAAACTTAACATCAAATATAAAACATTGGCAGTACTAGCTGATGAAAAAATTAAAGTTCTCGAGAAAGAGTTTGAAACGAAAATTCCACTATTTGAAAGTATTAATGATCTATTATTAAAGTATAAAGGAAGAGAGAATGTAAATATTGAACAATGCACGAAAGATTTACAAAATCTTGTTTGGAAACATCATAAATTAATATGGAAAAAGACTCCTCCTAAAGAAGAGAAAGATATTTTAAGCCCAGATTCTATTTTAAAAACAGTGTTGGGTTATGATTATTTTAACTCTGGAAGATATGGTATACCATTAGAAAATAATCATGAAGTTGAAATTGCAGGAATAATTGATCAACCAAAAAAGATAGTTGCAGTTTCTAATTCATACCCTAAAGAGGTCCAGAGATTCACTGCAGCTCATGAGCTTGGGCACGCAATACTTCATAAGCAATCAATTTTACATAGAGACATTCCAGCTGATTCCTCTGCTAATAAAAGGAAACGCGAACAAGTCGAAATTGAAGCCGATAAGTTTGCTACATATTTTCTAATGCCTAGTAAACTAATAAAAAAAGAATTCTATAAAATATTTAACACACATATATTCGAAATTAACGAAGACAATGCGTTCAAATTTAGTGGACGGTCTAGTTCTGATTTAAGAAAAGAGTGTAATAATTTAAGAGCTTTGTCCAGGAAGTTAGCTAAAACTGAATTTTATAATAACAATTCCTACAATTCCCTTTTCAAACAATTTAATGTTTCAGTTGAAGCTATGGCAATTAGATTAGAAGAATTAGAACTGGTAAAATATTAA
- a CDS encoding phosphoenolpyruvate carboxylase codes for MYPATRIERFKENVELKYQLFNSIFMTLPFDAIDNTGVLLPLFTETCENGFKQNKSPREIFDAFIEKYQQDSTEQQKIDLMFRFIQYVERQVVLFDAIEDAAFLNLHNIEGAGSLREIREKAEIQGYGDELKDFLEEFQVRTVLTAHPTQFYPGSVLGIITDLTEAIKNNNLSEIKTLLAQLGKTPFIKKEKPTPFDEAVSLIWYLENVFYKTAGEMSFYIQDTIYKGENLNHPVMSFGFWPGGDRDGNPFVTTEITLNVAARLRTSILKCYYRDIRKMRRKLTFPGVEPLVIEIEQKLYRSVFYSQGELYIELDELKALLNEIREIVVERHQSLYIDEIDKLINKVNLFGFHFATLDIRQNSRIHDNVVKDVLSNLDGKNSTDVASGYDSLAEKEKLKALLGLKGTIETKDFEDDNTRMTLESILAMKTIQERNGEQGANRYIISNNENAHNVLELLTLFELLEWQEPDVDIVPLFETVDDLKEAGEAMRKLYENPKYAHHLKRRGNRQTIMLGFSDGTKDGGYLMANWSIYTAKENLTAVAREYGIKVIFFDGRGGPPARGGGKTHKFYASLGPSIENNEIQITIQGQTISSNFGTLDSCRYNLENLLSAGIINGVFNKDKKQLTSGQRKMFDELAKLSFDKYTEFKNHPKFLPYLEKMSTLNYYAKTNIGSRPSKRSKSAQLDFNDLRAIPFVGSWSQLKQNVPGFYGVGYALGEMEKNGKWNEVEELYEQSLFFRTLIENSMMSLSKSFFPLTAYMKEDKEFGSFWEIIHNEYLETNRLLLKVSGYKELMENYPDGVASIKMREHIVLPLLTIQQYALHKIRQMKNGEEKDNLLEVYEKIVTRSLFGNINASRNSA; via the coding sequence ATGTACCCAGCAACCAGAATAGAACGTTTTAAAGAGAATGTTGAGCTTAAATATCAGCTATTTAACAGCATTTTCATGACGCTTCCTTTTGATGCCATTGATAATACCGGTGTGTTGTTACCATTGTTTACTGAAACTTGTGAAAATGGATTTAAACAAAATAAGAGCCCACGGGAAATTTTTGATGCATTTATAGAAAAATACCAACAGGACAGTACCGAACAGCAAAAAATAGACCTTATGTTCCGCTTTATACAATATGTGGAGCGGCAGGTTGTGCTTTTTGACGCAATAGAGGATGCTGCTTTTTTGAATCTTCATAATATAGAAGGAGCAGGTTCTTTAAGGGAAATCCGTGAAAAGGCAGAAATCCAGGGTTATGGCGATGAATTAAAAGATTTTTTAGAGGAGTTTCAGGTAAGGACTGTGTTGACCGCGCATCCAACGCAGTTTTATCCAGGATCAGTATTAGGTATTATTACCGATTTGACAGAAGCCATTAAAAACAATAACCTTTCTGAAATAAAAACATTACTGGCTCAATTAGGAAAAACCCCTTTTATAAAAAAAGAAAAACCAACCCCTTTTGATGAAGCGGTAAGCCTTATATGGTATCTGGAAAATGTTTTTTATAAAACAGCTGGTGAGATGTCTTTTTATATTCAGGATACTATATATAAAGGAGAGAATCTTAACCATCCGGTTATGTCTTTTGGCTTTTGGCCCGGAGGTGATAGGGACGGTAATCCGTTTGTAACTACAGAGATAACTCTTAATGTTGCTGCAAGATTACGTACTTCCATACTCAAATGTTATTATAGGGATATCAGGAAAATGAGGCGCAAGCTTACCTTCCCTGGGGTAGAGCCTTTAGTAATTGAAATTGAACAAAAGCTTTACCGTTCGGTATTCTATTCTCAGGGAGAATTATATATTGAGTTGGACGAGCTTAAAGCATTGCTTAATGAAATTAGGGAAATAGTAGTTGAAAGACATCAGTCACTTTATATAGATGAAATAGATAAACTTATAAATAAGGTAAATCTTTTCGGTTTTCATTTTGCAACACTGGATATAAGGCAAAACAGCCGCATACATGATAATGTAGTTAAAGATGTGCTTAGTAATCTTGACGGCAAAAATAGTACTGATGTGGCTTCAGGATATGATTCATTAGCCGAAAAGGAAAAGCTAAAAGCTTTATTAGGACTTAAGGGTACTATTGAAACTAAGGATTTTGAAGATGATAATACCAGAATGACACTGGAGTCAATCCTTGCAATGAAAACCATTCAGGAAAGAAACGGAGAACAGGGCGCAAACCGTTATATTATAAGTAATAACGAAAATGCTCACAATGTCCTGGAACTACTGACTTTGTTTGAATTGCTGGAGTGGCAGGAACCGGATGTTGATATTGTTCCGCTTTTTGAAACCGTAGACGATTTGAAAGAAGCAGGTGAGGCAATGCGTAAATTGTATGAAAATCCAAAATATGCCCATCATCTAAAAAGGAGAGGTAACAGGCAAACTATTATGCTTGGTTTTTCTGATGGTACAAAAGACGGAGGGTATCTTATGGCTAACTGGAGTATCTATACCGCAAAAGAAAATCTTACTGCTGTTGCCCGTGAATACGGTATTAAAGTAATATTTTTTGACGGCCGTGGCGGACCACCGGCAAGGGGTGGGGGTAAAACCCATAAGTTTTATGCTTCATTAGGGCCTTCTATAGAAAATAATGAAATTCAGATAACTATTCAGGGGCAAACCATCAGTTCTAATTTTGGTACGTTGGATTCCTGCAGGTATAATCTTGAAAATCTTTTAAGTGCCGGAATTATTAACGGTGTATTTAATAAGGATAAAAAACAACTAACTTCAGGACAAAGGAAAATGTTTGATGAACTGGCAAAGCTAAGTTTTGACAAATATACCGAGTTTAAAAATCATCCGAAGTTTCTGCCGTACCTTGAAAAAATGAGTACGCTTAACTATTATGCGAAAACCAATATCGGCAGCAGGCCTTCAAAAAGAAGTAAATCGGCCCAGTTGGATTTCAACGATTTAAGAGCTATTCCGTTTGTAGGGTCTTGGAGCCAGTTAAAACAAAATGTTCCCGGATTTTATGGTGTAGGATATGCATTAGGCGAAATGGAAAAAAACGGAAAATGGAATGAAGTGGAAGAATTATACGAACAGTCGTTATTTTTCAGGACACTTATAGAAAACAGTATGATGTCACTTTCAAAATCGTTTTTCCCGTTAACGGCTTATATGAAAGAGGATAAGGAGTTCGGCTCATTTTGGGAAATTATTCATAATGAATACCTTGAAACAAACAGGCTATTGCTTAAAGTTTCGGGTTACAAAGAATTGATGGAGAATTATCCTGATGGTGTGGCTTCCATTAAAATGAGAGAACATATTGTATTACCTTTGTTAACTATACAGCAATATGCCCTTCATAAAATAAGGCAGATGAAAAACGGGGAAGAGAAGGACAACTTGCTTGAGGTTTATGAAAAAATAGTAACACGTTCCCTTTTCGGGAATATTAATGCCAGCAGGAATTCTGCCTAA
- a CDS encoding DinB family protein, which translates to MKVKELSSDEYAPYCETYLINVDDTYTLTEWLEVSVHEFIHFVQDIPMDKHGYRYAEGKWTIKEIIQHIIDTERIFAYRALRISRNDKTPLPGFDESDYANNTDAENRGLQDILTELALVRQSSMMLFKSFSQEQLLRKGEASGHQVSVRALGFLITAHQKHHMKVFKERYL; encoded by the coding sequence ATGAAAGTAAAAGAATTATCGAGTGACGAGTATGCTCCGTATTGTGAAACCTATCTCATAAATGTTGACGACACCTACACTTTAACCGAATGGCTGGAAGTGAGTGTACATGAATTTATCCACTTTGTACAGGATATCCCAATGGATAAGCATGGCTACAGATATGCGGAAGGAAAATGGACAATTAAAGAAATTATTCAGCATATTATTGATACTGAACGTATTTTTGCTTACAGGGCGTTGAGAATTTCAAGAAATGATAAAACTCCGTTGCCTGGTTTTGATGAAAGTGATTATGCTAATAACACTGATGCAGAAAACAGAGGCTTACAGGATATACTTACTGAACTTGCATTAGTAAGGCAGTCTAGTATGATGCTGTTTAAATCTTTTTCTCAGGAACAATTACTAAGAAAAGGAGAGGCATCAGGACATCAGGTGTCGGTAAGGGCATTAGGTTTTTTGATTACGGCACATCAAAAACATCATATGAAAGTTTTTAAGGAAAGATATCTATAA
- a CDS encoding DUF4258 domain-containing protein has product MKFKHRLAYYLFGALIGCMFLFMFLDKKDAEFCYLPNCRVLKNIRNKPFTMSEEAKQKLEENWVTMDDIKKCTEHGDVDFSRSKTLYKGGKIYVIEGRNANNEPIEIEVVNFENKVLLKDIKKL; this is encoded by the coding sequence ATGAAATTTAAACACCGTTTAGCTTATTACCTTTTTGGAGCCCTTATTGGCTGTATGTTCTTATTTATGTTTTTAGATAAGAAAGATGCCGAGTTTTGTTATCTGCCCAACTGTAGGGTATTAAAGAATATTAGAAATAAACCTTTTACTATGTCAGAGGAGGCCAAGCAAAAATTAGAGGAAAACTGGGTAACAATGGATGATATAAAGAAATGTACAGAGCATGGCGACGTAGATTTTTCAAGAAGTAAAACCCTTTATAAAGGAGGTAAAATTTATGTTATTGAGGGCAGAAATGCTAATAATGAGCCTATTGAGATTGAGGTAGTAAATTTTGAAAATAAAGTACTTTTAAAAGACATAAAAAAACTTTAA
- a CDS encoding deoxyhypusine synthase family protein: MNKGPISQFIEKHYLHFNAAALVDAAKAYEDQLKGGAKMMVTLAGAMSTAELGKIFAEMIRRDKVQIISCTGANLEEDIMNLVAHSHYERVPNYRDLTPQQEWDLLERGLNRVTDTCIPEHEAFRRLQKHIYKIWKDADDKGERYFPHEFMYKLLLSGALEEYYEIDLKDSWMYAAAEKNLPIVVPGWEDSTMGNIFASYVIKGELKATTMKSGIEYMTFLADWYTKNSNNGVGFFQIGGGIAGDFPICVVPMLYQDMEMHDVPFWSYFCQISDSTTSYGSYSGAVPNEKITWGKLDINTPKFIIESDATIVAPLIFAYLLDL, encoded by the coding sequence ATGAACAAAGGACCAATTAGCCAGTTTATTGAAAAGCACTACCTACACTTCAATGCGGCTGCATTAGTTGATGCTGCAAAAGCGTATGAAGATCAGCTTAAAGGCGGTGCTAAAATGATGGTGACATTAGCAGGTGCTATGAGTACAGCGGAGCTTGGTAAAATTTTCGCTGAAATGATTCGTCGCGATAAAGTGCAAATCATTTCATGTACAGGGGCTAACCTTGAAGAGGATATTATGAACCTTGTAGCCCACTCTCATTATGAAAGAGTGCCAAACTACAGAGATCTTACTCCGCAACAGGAATGGGACTTACTGGAAAGAGGGCTTAATCGTGTAACAGATACATGTATCCCGGAACACGAAGCTTTCAGAAGGCTGCAAAAACACATCTACAAGATTTGGAAAGATGCTGATGATAAAGGTGAAAGATACTTCCCTCATGAGTTTATGTATAAACTTTTACTTTCCGGTGCTCTTGAAGAGTATTATGAAATAGACCTTAAAGACAGCTGGATGTATGCAGCTGCCGAAAAGAACCTTCCAATAGTGGTTCCGGGTTGGGAAGACAGTACTATGGGAAATATTTTTGCTTCTTATGTAATTAAGGGCGAACTTAAAGCAACTACAATGAAATCAGGCATTGAATACATGACTTTCCTTGCAGACTGGTATACTAAAAACAGTAACAATGGCGTAGGCTTCTTCCAAATTGGTGGTGGTATAGCTGGTGACTTCCCTATTTGTGTAGTACCAATGCTTTATCAGGATATGGAAATGCACGATGTTCCTTTCTGGAGCTATTTCTGTCAAATATCAGACTCAACAACAAGTTACGGTTCTTACTCGGGTGCTGTTCCTAACGAAAAGATCACTTGGGGTAAACTGGATATCAACACACCTAAATTCATTATCGAATCGGACGCAACAATTGTTGCCCCTCTAATTTTTGCTTACCTGTTAGATTTATAA
- the aroB gene encoding 3-dehydroquinate synthase: MQAIQSTGYSVYFNADCYAFLRDNVTPEKYSKVFVLADSNTSQLCLPNFLAQFATLVEIEILEIDAGEINKTIETCVQAWHALTEMGADRKSLLINVGGGMVTDLGGFVASTFKRGIDFINVPTSLLAMVDASVGGKTGVDLGTLKNQVGVINTPVAVLIDVNYLDTLPQNQMLSGLAEMLKHGLICNKAYWNQFLDLSGLTTDDLLELIYTSVIIKNDIVSQDLNEKGLRKILNFGHTLGHAIESYFLEDPEKEELLHGEAIAIGMVLESYISFKKDLLTLNEYTEIKEVITSLFGVTHFRESDILNIINIMSHDKKSEFGEVKFVLLKGIGKAVFNEPVKNDLIINAFNNYLG, translated from the coding sequence ATGCAGGCTATTCAATCCACAGGATATTCCGTTTATTTTAATGCCGATTGTTATGCTTTCCTAAGGGATAATGTAACTCCCGAAAAGTATTCTAAAGTATTTGTATTAGCCGATAGTAACACCTCTCAGCTTTGCCTCCCTAATTTTCTGGCCCAGTTTGCCACGCTGGTGGAAATTGAGATACTTGAAATTGATGCCGGAGAAATAAATAAGACCATTGAAACCTGTGTGCAGGCCTGGCATGCACTTACGGAAATGGGTGCCGACAGAAAAAGCCTTCTTATTAATGTAGGTGGCGGTATGGTTACCGATTTGGGCGGATTTGTTGCCTCTACTTTTAAAAGGGGGATTGACTTTATTAATGTACCTACTTCCCTACTTGCCATGGTTGATGCTTCTGTAGGCGGAAAGACGGGAGTCGATTTGGGGACACTTAAAAATCAGGTTGGGGTTATCAACACACCTGTTGCTGTTTTAATAGATGTTAATTACCTGGACACATTACCACAAAACCAAATGTTATCGGGCCTTGCAGAAATGCTAAAACACGGACTTATATGCAATAAGGCTTACTGGAATCAGTTTTTAGACCTTAGCGGATTAACAACAGATGATCTGCTTGAGCTTATATATACTTCTGTAATTATTAAAAACGATATAGTATCTCAGGACCTCAATGAAAAAGGCCTTAGAAAGATATTAAACTTCGGTCATACCCTTGGCCATGCCATAGAATCTTATTTTCTGGAAGACCCTGAAAAGGAAGAATTGCTTCACGGTGAAGCTATTGCTATAGGTATGGTTCTAGAAAGTTATATATCATTTAAAAAAGATTTATTAACTTTAAATGAATATACCGAGATAAAAGAAGTTATAACTTCATTATTCGGGGTTACCCACTTTAGAGAAAGCGATATTCTAAACATCATAAATATAATGTCTCACGACAAAAAAAGTGAGTTTGGAGAAGTTAAGTTTGTGCTGTTAAAAGGCATCGGAAAAGCCGTATTTAATGAGCCTGTCAAAAACGATTTGATAATCAACGCATTCAATAACTATTTGGGGTAA